A window from Musa acuminata AAA Group cultivar baxijiao chromosome BXJ3-10, Cavendish_Baxijiao_AAA, whole genome shotgun sequence encodes these proteins:
- the LOC135651012 gene encoding uncharacterized protein LOC135651012 — protein sequence MLTSGASGRVTALFSLRVLRGLVLLLRAAALLLLPFRWRPRFVPAAERSAPTPADGRPESSSWKGGHSGMVVRVPAAMVPRRQREQEAAGRRALAMRLVVEARKEGQRGRDFSMFTTTRGDTLFTQSWTPVNRETRGVVVLLHGLNEHSGRYDHFAKKLNENGFKAYAMDWIGHGGSDGLHGYVHSLDYAVSDLKAFLEKVLAENPGIPCFCYGHSTGAAIALKAACDPKVEGWIKGILLTSPAVHVQPSHPIVMVLAPVFCLVAPKYQFSAANGVSPVSRDPEALRSKYSDPLVFIGSIRVRTRCEILRLSTYLLQSLYKVNIPFMVLHGTSDTLTDPGGSQRLFDLASSTDKSIKLYDGLLHDLLIEPEGDKIMQDMIDWLSFRV from the exons ATGCTGACATCGGGTGCGAGCGGCCGCGTCACGGCCCTCTTCTCACTCCGCGTCCTCCGGGGGCTCGTTCTCCTCCTCCGGGccgccgccctcctcctccttcccttccGATGGCGGCCGAGGTTCGTGCCGGCGGCGGAGCGGTCGGCCCCGACCCCCGCTGACGGGCGCCCGGAGTCCAGCAGCTGGAAGGGCGGGCACAGCGGGATGGTGGTGAGGGTGCCTGCCGCGATGGTGCCGCggaggcagcgggagcaggaggcgGCCGGCAGGCGGGCGCTGGCGATGCGGCTGGTGGTGGAGGCGAGGAAGGAGGGGCAACGGGGGAGGGACTTCTCCATGTTCACGACGACTAGAGGCGACACTCTCTTCACTCAGTCCTGGACGCCTGTAAACAGGGAGACGAG GGGTGTGGTTGTTCTGTTGCATGGATTGAATGAGCACAG TGGTAGATATGATCACTTTGCAAAGAAACTCAATGAGAATGGTTTTAAAGCATATGCAATGGATTGGATAG GGCATGGGGGAAGTGATGGGTTGCATGGATATGTTCATTCCCTTGATTACGCAGTTAGTGACTTG AAAGCATTTCTAGAGAAGGTTTTGGCTGAGAATCCTGGGATTCCTTGCTTTTGCTATGGACACTCAACTGGTGCAGCTATTGCCCTTAAG GCAGCTTGTGATCCAAAAGTAGAAGGCTGGATTAAAGGTATCCTGTTGACATCACCTGCTGTGCATGTTCAACCATCCCATCCAATTGTAATG GTTCTGGCCCCTGTTTTCTGTCTCGTAGCCCCAAAGTACCAATTCAGTGCTGCTAATGGCGTTTCACCTGTTTCCCGTGACCCTGAGGCCCTCAGGTCCAAATACTCTGATCCATTGGTTTTCATTGGTTCTATTAGAGTTAGGACTAGATGCGAGATCCTACGCTTGTCAACCTACCTACTGCAGAGCCTGTACAAAGTTAACATCCCTTTTATGGTTCTCCATGGTACTTCTGACACACTAACCGACCCTGGAGGTTCGCAAAGGCTATTTGATTTGGCTTCCTCGACAGATAAGTCGATCAAACTGTACGACGGGCTCCTACATGACCTTCTAATTGAACCCGAGGGAGATAAGATCATGCAAGACATGATCGATTGGTTGAGCTTCAGAGTTTGA